The following coding sequences are from one Macaca nemestrina isolate mMacNem1 chromosome 1, mMacNem.hap1, whole genome shotgun sequence window:
- the LOC105473219 gene encoding LOW QUALITY PROTEIN: transmembrane protein 82 (The sequence of the model RefSeq protein was modified relative to this genomic sequence to represent the inferred CDS: deleted 1 base in 1 codon) has translation MFSLPSLPSWLPSLPSLEWGSSLLHSLLQGLIGALGVLVLNSLLKVYFFVGCANDPQRWPEKERLRAQWASLETVHLAGLALFLTVVGSRVAALVVLEFSLRAVSTLLSLDKGSRGAAERLQLYLLCQYSLGCGLTCGLSFLQEGAPHRTLNLLLSLGLATLLGLGARRLRRHVCRLYELHSSQHYCGVCLGLLAGAHGLPQLLGRALAVAFAVGDLAAVALINQDFLTTSEAVRFWTPLTICYTLLVIYMQEEQRQHPGLKSKVQTVLVRMGGLFVLLLTVGRWLDLLGILISLLGELWCLAGVRTLLDLCQIQDFPSQRPPVSTPSQPLPSAPQSQSSAPS, from the exons ATGTTCTCcctgccatccctcccctcctggctccccagcctcccctcccTCGAGTGGGGTTCTAGCCTCCTCCACTCCCTCCTGCAAG GCCTGATCGGGGCCCTTGGAGTCTTGGTCCTGAACAGCCTCCTGAAAGTTTACTTCTTCGTGGGCTGTGCCAA TGACCCGCAGCGGTGGCCTGAAAAGGAGCGGCTTCGGGCCCAGTGGGCCTCGCTGGAAACGGTGCACCTGGCAGGGCTGGCCCTGTTTCTGACGGTCGTGGGGTCCCGGGTGGCTGCCCTCGTGGTGCTCGAGTTCTCCCTCCGGGCCGTGTCCACGCTGCTGTCACTGGACAAG GGCTCCCGGGGTGCTGCCGAGAGGCTGCAGCTTTACCTGCTGTGCCAGTACTCGCTGGGCTGCGGGCTGACCTGCGGCCTGAGCTTCCTGCAGGAGGGCGCCCCTCACCGCACGCTGAACCTGCTGCTGAGCCTCGGGCTGGCCACGCTGCTGGGTCTGGGTGCCCGGCGCCTCCGCCGCCACGTCTGCCGCCTCTACGAGCTGCACAGCAGCCAGCACTACTGTGGGGTGTGCCTGGGCCTGCTGGCCGGTGCGCACGGCCTCCCCCAGCTGCTGGGTCGCGCCCTGGCTGTGGCCTTTGCCGTGGGTGACCTGGCAGCTGTGGCCCTCATCAACCAGGACTTCCTGACCACCTCGGAGGCCGTGCGGTTCTGGACGCCGCTCACCATCTGCTACACGCTGCTGGTCATCTACATGCAGG AGGAGCAGCGGCAGCACCCTGGCCTGAAGAGCAAAGTGCAGACGGTGCTGGTGCGCATGGGCGGC CTCTTCGTGCTGCTGCTGACCGTAGGCCGCTGGCTGGACCTGCTGGGCATCCTCATCTCCCTGCTGGGCGAGCTCTGGTGTCTGGCGGGCGTCCGCACCCTGCTTGACCTCTGCCAGATACAG GACTTTCCATCCCAGAGGCCTCCAGTGTCAACACCAAGCCAGCCCCTGCCCTCGGCACCCCAGTCCCAGAGTTCGGCCCCCTCCTGA
- the LOC105473220 gene encoding filamin-binding LIM protein 1 — translation MASKPEKRVASSVFITLAPPRRDVAVAEEVRQAVCEARRGRPWAPPAPVKTPEAGLARRPSPWTPPGKAATTVPAAPLQLSNGGCPPPPPVLDGEDVLPDLDLLPPPPPPPPVLLPSEEEAPAPMGTSLIADLQQLHLSPPPPPPPPQAPAEGPSVQPGPLRPVEEELPPPPAEPVEKEASTDICAFCHKTVSPRELAVEAMKRQYHAQCFTCRTCRRQLAGQSFYQKDGRPLCEPCYQDTLEKCGKCGEVVQDHIIRALGQAFHPSCFTCVTCARCIGDESFALGSQNEVYCLDDFYRKFAPVCSICENPIIPRDGKDAFKIECMGRNFHENCYRCEDCRILLSVEPTDQGCYPLNNRLFCKPCHVKRSAAGCC, via the exons ATGGCCTCAAAGCCTGAGAAGAGGGTGGCATCGTCTGTCTTTATCACCCTGGCACCCCCGCGCCGCGATGTGGCTGTGGCGGAGGAAGTGAGGCAGGCGGTTTGTGAGGCCCGGCGTGGCCGCCCCTGGGCGCCTCCTGCCCCAGTGAAGACACCCGAGGCTGGCTTGGCGAGGAGGCCCAGCCCCTGGACACCCCCTGGCAAGGCTGCAACCACAGTGCCAGCTGCACCTCTGCAGCTTTCCAATGGAG GATGCCCACCCCCTCCTCCTGTCCTGGATGGTGAGGATGTGCTTCCTGACCTGGACCTCCTCCCGCCCCCTCCACCGCCCCCTCCGGTGCTCCTACCTTCTGAAGAGGAGGCTCCTGCTCCAATGGGGACCTCACTCATTGCAGACTTACAGCAGCTGCACCtgtccccacccccgcccccgcccccaccacag GCCCCAGCGGAGGGACCTTCAGTCCAGCCTGGTCCCCTCAGGCCCGTGGAGGAAGAGCTGCCACCTCCCCCAGCAGAACCTGTTGAGAAAGAGGCGTCCACAG ACATCTGTGCCTTCTGCCACAAGACCGTGTCCCCCCGAGAGCTGGCTGTGGAGGCCATGAAAAGGCAGTACCATGCCCAGTGCTTTACATGCCGCACCTGCCGCCGCCAGCTGGCTGGACAGAGCTTCTACCAGAAGGATGGGCGACCCCTCTGCGAACCCTGCTACCAG GACACGTTGGAGAAGTGCGGCAAGTGTGGCGAAGTGGTCCAGGACCACATCATCAGGGCCCTGGGCCAGGCCTTCCACCCCTCCTGCTTCACGTGTGTGACCTGCGCCCGGTGCATTGGGGATGAGAGCTTTGCCCTGGGCAGCCAGAACGAGGTGTACTGCCTGGATGACTTCTACAG GAAATTCGCCCCCGTCTGCAGCATCTGTGAAAATCCCATCATTCCTCGGGATGGGAAAGATGCCTTCAAAATCGAGTGCATGGGAAGAAACTTCCATGAAAATTGCTATAGGTGTGAG